Proteins from a single region of Acidovorax sp. NCPPB 3576:
- a CDS encoding sulfotransferase, producing MRRDFGPQIGNRAFMTDYFNRWNQQVIDEVPAERLLVFSAHDGWEALCAFLDVPVPAISYPRSHERSDKEGASRSVPSDPAELETRMRAYLDRLAAATGPALAEGDPPQ from the coding sequence ATGAGGCGCGATTTCGGGCCGCAGATCGGCAACCGAGCATTCATGACCGACTATTTCAATCGATGGAACCAGCAAGTCATCGACGAAGTGCCTGCCGAACGCCTGCTGGTGTTTTCCGCCCATGATGGCTGGGAGGCGCTGTGTGCCTTTTTGGACGTGCCGGTTCCCGCAATTTCATATCCGCGCAGCCATGAGCGAAGCGATAAGGAAGGCGCCAGCCGCAGCGTACCGTCCGATCCCGCAGAACTTGAAACCCGGATGAGGGCGTATCTGGATCGACTGGCTGCAGCGACTGGGCCGGCTCTGGCGGAAGGCGATCCGCCGCAGTGA
- a CDS encoding sulfotransferase — MRRSLPLWNEAIQGRPDWDAIFDGYAATTDYPGCCFWRELLGHYPQAKVILTVRDAEGWFESVMRRFLLLRDENRFWVLPGKP, encoded by the coding sequence GTGCGCAGATCCCTTCCCCTGTGGAACGAGGCCATCCAGGGGCGTCCCGACTGGGATGCGATCTTCGATGGCTATGCCGCCACTACCGACTATCCGGGATGCTGTTTCTGGCGCGAGCTGCTTGGCCACTATCCGCAGGCCAAGGTGATTTTGACGGTTCGAGATGCGGAGGGATGGTTTGAATCGGTGATGCGACGATTTTTGCTCCTGAGGGACGAAAACCGCTTTTGGGTACTGCCGGGGAAGCCCTGA